The genomic window CCGTGCGCCCTCGATTGTGGTCTGCCAAAGCGATAATTTTTTTACGCCTGAAAACGCCGCGGCCCTGCGAGCGGCGGTCGAACGTCTTGAACAGCTGCCCTTTGTCAGCGATGTGATGTGGATGGACCGGGCTCCATTGCTGAACGTGTTCGGGCTACCCGAACCGATCCTGCCGCGCAGCCTGAATGCCTCGCCGGCCCGCTTTGCCGCCTCTCGCGAGCGGGCCCTGGCGCATCCTTTGATCGCCGGCCAGCTACTTTCCGAAGACGGACGCACGTTGTTGCTGATGGTGCAGATCGACTGGCTGTTTGTCAGCGACGATACCGATTGCACCGATCGACTGCGAGAAACCGCCGTGGCGGCCGCAGCCTCCACGCCGGGTGCCGATATCTCGTTTATGGTCACCGGCGACGCACCGCTGCGTCTGCTGAGCGTCAAGGCGCACGAACGGGACACGTTGAAGTACCAGTTGATCGCTTACTCTATCACATTGGCCATGGCGATCGTCCTGTTTCGCGGCATCGCAGCGGTGGTGATCGTGGCCCTGGCGCCCACCTTGGGCGTGTTTTGGACGCTGGGTCTGCTGCATTATCTGGACCTGCACGATTCGCCCTTCAACGCCGTGATTCTGCCTGTGCTGTTGTGCATGGTGGGCTTTACCGACGGCGTGCACATGATGGTGCAAATCCGCCGACAGCGAGCCGCCGGGCTGTCTTCCAAACAAGCCTCGCGAGCGGCGCTGCGCGAAGTCGGTCTGGCCTGTGCGATGACGTCTCTCACCACCGCAATCGGATTTGGCTCCCTGACCTTGGCACACCATGAAGTGGTGAAGGAATTCGGGTACTGCTGTGTGGTCGGCGTCTCGCTGACCTTCCTGTCGGTGATCACCGTGATCCCGCTGGCCTGCTGCACGCCGCTGGGCCGTCGTGTGGCCACCGGCTACGGCGACAACCTGGTGGACCGTAACCTGCAGCGGATCGGGGGCGTCGTTGACATGGTGCTGCGGCACCGCAAGAAATTTACCTTCGGCGGGATTTGTGGAACGCTGGTGTTGATGTTGATCACGCTGTCCCTACGTCCGGACGAACGCATCACCAGCGTGTTGTCTGAAACGGCGGAACCGGTCATCGCCCTGCGGCACATCGATCAGGCACTCGGGGGCATGGAAGTGGCGACGATCGACGTTCGCTGGGACGACGACCGTGACGATCACGATCCCGAACTGGCCCGGGTACTGGGGCAACTGGACCAATTAATTCGCAGCGATCCGAAGTTGGGCAAACCGCTGTCGATCTATTCCCTGCTGGCGGCCTTGCCCGGTGAGGGGCCGGCCACACAGCGGATGTCGTTGATCGAATTGTTGCCGCCACCGCTGAAGCGGGCCTTTTATCGTCCCGAAAAAGGGATCGCGGAGGTGATTTTCCGAGTCCAGGATCTAGGCATCGCCCACTATGCGGACTCTTTTGAAAACATCGAACGCGCGCTGCATGAAATCGAACAACAACACCCCGGGTTCGAGCTGGAATTGACGGGCGCGGCTCCGCATCGCTGGCGAAATTTATACCAGATCGTGATGGATCTGGTGTTCAGCTTGGGCACTGCCTCGGTGGTCATTTTCTTTGTCATCACGCTGGTCTATCGCTCGCTGCGGTTGGGACTGATCTCGGTGATTCCCAACCTGTTCCCGTTAGCCATTACCGGCACGGTGCTGGCGTTCAGCGGGCAGGCCTTGGAACTGGTCAGCGTCTGCGCCTTCACGGTGTGTTTGGGCATCGCCGTGGACGACACCATCCATTTCCTCACTCGCTTTCAGGAAGAACGCCGCCAAACGGCCGACGTGTCCGTGGCCATTCGCCGCGCCTTTGTGGGCGTGGGCACCGCGCTCATCCTGACCACCGCCGTGTTGATCGTGGGCTTTAGTTCGGCCCTGTTAAGCGACGCTCGGGACACACGGATCTTTGTCACCATGGGGATCATCACGATCGCCTCAGCGCTGATCGCCGACTTGACGATTTTACCCGCTATGTTGGCCTACTTTATCAAACAACCACAGACGTCGGCAGCGTCGGAACCGTCTACGGATCCCTCCGCGACGGCTGTGACCGGTCAGCCGAACAACTAGTTGCCGCAGAGGATGTCCGCAGAAATGGTGGGACGTCTTTTAGCCAGCGGATGGACTTCTTTGGTGGTCGTTCCCAGCGGCGGGAACAGAAACCGAATCATCCCGCCCATTGCCAAACTAACCCCCAAGACCGCCACCGGAATCGCTCCCATGATCACGATCGGACCGGGCAGGTGTGCTAAACCGTCGGGAAACGCGGCCGCGTAGGCCAAAGCCAGACAGCCGATGCCCAGCGACACCGCTATTAACCCGATGCCGCGGAAGAACCGCCCGGGGTTCCGGAAGGGATACCCGACCAAAGTCGCGAAAGCCAACCCCACGGGGTTAAAGATATACAGCCAGCCCACTGCCGATGCTGGTT from Roseimaritima ulvae includes these protein-coding regions:
- a CDS encoding efflux RND transporter permease subunit, whose translation is MANASYNAGWFARLLAKIVDHAWLSAGGLLILTVVAALGHIDPTILWPEAAPPPPAEVAEDDDAAPPPRNTAPQRRQAAKVQPVQVVRAPSIVVCQSDNFFTPENAAALRAAVERLEQLPFVSDVMWMDRAPLLNVFGLPEPILPRSLNASPARFAASRERALAHPLIAGQLLSEDGRTLLLMVQIDWLFVSDDTDCTDRLRETAVAAAASTPGADISFMVTGDAPLRLLSVKAHERDTLKYQLIAYSITLAMAIVLFRGIAAVVIVALAPTLGVFWTLGLLHYLDLHDSPFNAVILPVLLCMVGFTDGVHMMVQIRRQRAAGLSSKQASRAALREVGLACAMTSLTTAIGFGSLTLAHHEVVKEFGYCCVVGVSLTFLSVITVIPLACCTPLGRRVATGYGDNLVDRNLQRIGGVVDMVLRHRKKFTFGGICGTLVLMLITLSLRPDERITSVLSETAEPVIALRHIDQALGGMEVATIDVRWDDDRDDHDPELARVLGQLDQLIRSDPKLGKPLSIYSLLAALPGEGPATQRMSLIELLPPPLKRAFYRPEKGIAEVIFRVQDLGIAHYADSFENIERALHEIEQQHPGFELELTGAAPHRWRNLYQIVMDLVFSLGTASVVIFFVITLVYRSLRLGLISVIPNLFPLAITGTVLAFSGQALELVSVCAFTVCLGIAVDDTIHFLTRFQEERRQTADVSVAIRRAFVGVGTALILTTAVLIVGFSSALLSDARDTRIFVTMGIITIASALIADLTILPAMLAYFIKQPQTSAASEPSTDPSATAVTGQPNN